A region from the Pseudonocardia petroleophila genome encodes:
- the qcrA gene encoding cytochrome bc1 complex Rieske iron-sulfur subunit, translated as MTLSEQDHSGGVRRPTPAELDEMTPDQIATLAANLDDVEIVHNARKFPIPGTRAEKRAERAVALWFIISALSGLAFLAAFIFWPYEYVPPSDPGYGVYVLYTPVIGGTFGLAVLALGIGVISYVKKFFPDEVSVQQRHDGISDEVDRRTVVAQLAKAGQDTGIGRRKLITRAAGGAAGVFGLGLGIAAVAPLVRNPWAGGDEAALWTTGWRAVDGETVYLRRDTGIPDEISLVRPEDQEPGSMETVFPFRESERGDEEALLRALRRSDNPVMLIRLRPGTETIKRAGQEDWNYGDFYAYSKLCTHLGCPTSLYETQSQRILCPCHQSQFLATEYAKPVFGPASRSLPQLAITVNDEGYFVATRDMEPVGPAFWERRS; from the coding sequence ATGACCCTCTCCGAACAGGACCACTCGGGCGGGGTCCGCCGCCCCACCCCGGCCGAGCTCGACGAGATGACGCCGGACCAGATCGCCACGCTCGCGGCGAACCTCGACGACGTCGAGATCGTCCACAACGCGCGCAAGTTCCCGATCCCGGGCACGCGGGCGGAGAAGCGGGCCGAGCGGGCCGTGGCCCTCTGGTTCATCATCTCCGCGCTGTCCGGCCTGGCCTTCCTCGCGGCGTTCATCTTCTGGCCCTACGAGTACGTCCCGCCGTCGGACCCCGGTTACGGCGTCTACGTGCTCTACACCCCCGTCATCGGGGGCACGTTCGGCCTCGCGGTGCTGGCGCTGGGCATCGGCGTCATCTCCTACGTCAAGAAGTTCTTCCCCGACGAGGTGTCGGTGCAGCAGCGCCACGACGGCATCTCCGACGAGGTCGACCGCCGCACCGTGGTGGCCCAGCTGGCCAAGGCCGGCCAGGACACCGGGATCGGGCGCCGCAAGCTGATCACCCGCGCGGCGGGCGGCGCGGCGGGCGTGTTCGGGCTCGGGCTGGGCATCGCCGCGGTCGCCCCGCTGGTCCGCAACCCGTGGGCGGGCGGCGACGAGGCGGCCCTGTGGACCACCGGGTGGCGCGCCGTCGACGGCGAGACCGTCTACCTGCGCCGCGACACCGGCATCCCGGACGAGATCTCCCTGGTCCGCCCCGAGGACCAGGAGCCCGGCTCGATGGAGACGGTGTTCCCGTTCCGCGAGTCCGAGCGCGGCGACGAGGAGGCCCTGCTGCGCGCCCTGCGCCGCTCGGACAACCCCGTCATGCTCATCCGCCTGCGCCCGGGCACCGAGACGATCAAGCGCGCGGGCCAGGAGGACTGGAACTACGGCGACTTCTACGCCTACTCCAAGCTCTGCACGCACCTGGGCTGCCCGACCTCGCTGTACGAGACCCAGAGCCAGCGCATCCTGTGCCCGTGCCACCAGAGCCAGTTCCTGGCCACGGAGTACGCGAAGCCCGTCTTCGGTCCGGCCAGCAGGTCGTTGCCGCAGTTGGCGATTACAGTGAACGACGAGGGGTACTTCGTCGCCACCCGTGACATGGAACCCGTCGGACCGGCCTTCTGGGAGCGGAGATCATGA
- the qcrB gene encoding cytochrome bc1 complex cytochrome b subunit, whose translation MSSITTPTTSGGGANALVAGALDGVDQRYHPAAGMRKQFNKVFPTHWSFMLGEVALYSFIVLLLSGTYLALFYDPSMAEVTYNGVFDNLRGVHMTRAYESTLHISFEVRGGLFVRQVHHWAALLFMAAMVAHMFRTYFTGAFRKPREANWVIGILLIFIGTFEGFTGYSLPDDLLSGTGLRIASGITLSVPVMGTWTHWALFGGEFPGTEIIPRLYIIHVLLLPGILLALIAVHVGLVWYQKHTQFPGPGRTEKNVVGVRILPAFAAKGGAFFAVFVGVVGLMGGLLQINPIWNLGPYNPSQISAGSQPDFYMGWSDGMARLWPAWEIYLGNYTVPAVFFPTAVFLPMIFVLAGAYPWIEARFTKDRALHNLLQRPRDVPVRTSLGAMAIMFYMVLLISSANDWFAFFFDVSLNATTWMGRIGLLILPPITYWATYRICLGLQKGDRAVLEHGIETGIIKRLPHGEFIEVHQPLAGVDAHGHPIPLAYQGAPVPKRMNQLGMGGKPVAGSMLTPDPREETLALEKARAEEAAAEAAVHGGHSGDDERVARTGRKELAGSPDGGRPKDPED comes from the coding sequence ATGAGCTCGATCACGACGCCGACAACGTCCGGCGGGGGCGCCAACGCCCTGGTCGCCGGGGCCCTGGACGGGGTCGACCAGCGCTACCACCCCGCAGCCGGCATGCGGAAGCAGTTCAACAAGGTCTTCCCGACGCACTGGTCGTTCATGCTCGGTGAGGTCGCGCTCTACAGCTTCATCGTGCTGCTGCTGTCCGGCACGTACCTGGCGCTGTTCTACGACCCCTCGATGGCCGAGGTCACCTACAACGGGGTCTTCGACAACCTCCGCGGCGTGCACATGACCCGCGCGTACGAGAGCACCCTGCACATCTCCTTCGAGGTGCGCGGCGGGCTGTTCGTCCGGCAGGTCCACCACTGGGCCGCGCTGCTGTTCATGGCGGCGATGGTCGCCCACATGTTCCGCACCTACTTCACCGGCGCGTTCCGCAAGCCGCGTGAGGCCAACTGGGTCATCGGCATCCTGCTGATCTTCATCGGCACGTTCGAGGGCTTCACCGGCTACTCGCTGCCCGACGACCTGCTCTCGGGCACCGGCCTCCGCATCGCCTCGGGCATCACGCTGTCGGTGCCGGTCATGGGCACGTGGACGCACTGGGCGCTGTTCGGTGGGGAGTTCCCGGGCACGGAGATCATCCCGCGGCTCTACATCATCCACGTGCTGTTGCTGCCGGGCATCCTGCTCGCGCTGATCGCGGTGCACGTGGGGCTGGTCTGGTACCAGAAGCACACCCAGTTCCCCGGCCCGGGCCGCACCGAGAAGAACGTCGTCGGCGTCCGGATCCTGCCGGCCTTCGCGGCCAAGGGCGGCGCGTTCTTCGCGGTGTTCGTCGGCGTCGTCGGCCTGATGGGCGGGTTGCTGCAGATCAACCCGATCTGGAACCTCGGCCCGTACAACCCGTCGCAGATCTCCGCGGGCTCCCAGCCCGACTTCTACATGGGCTGGTCCGACGGGATGGCCCGGCTGTGGCCCGCGTGGGAGATCTACCTGGGCAACTACACGGTCCCGGCGGTCTTCTTCCCGACCGCGGTGTTCCTGCCGATGATCTTCGTGCTGGCCGGGGCGTACCCGTGGATCGAGGCGCGGTTCACCAAGGACAGGGCGCTGCACAACCTGCTGCAGCGTCCGCGCGACGTCCCGGTCCGCACCTCGCTCGGCGCGATGGCGATCATGTTCTACATGGTCCTGCTGATCAGCTCGGCCAACGACTGGTTCGCCTTCTTCTTCGACGTGTCGCTCAACGCCACGACGTGGATGGGCCGGATCGGCCTGCTGATCCTGCCGCCCATCACCTACTGGGCCACCTACCGCATCTGCCTGGGCCTGCAGAAGGGCGACCGCGCGGTGCTGGAGCACGGCATCGAGACCGGCATCATCAAGCGGCTGCCGCACGGTGAGTTCATCGAGGTGCACCAGCCCCTCGCCGGGGTCGACGCCCACGGGCACCCGATCCCGCTCGCCTACCAGGGCGCCCCGGTGCCCAAGCGGATGAACCAGCTCGGCATGGGCGGCAAGCCCGTCGCCGGCTCGATGCTCACGCCCGACCCGCGCGAGGAGACCCTCGCCCTGGAGAAGGCGCGTGCCGAGGAGGCCGCGGCCGAGGCGGCCGTGCACGGCGGTCACTCCGGTGACGACGAGCGCGTGGCCCGCACGGGCCGCAAGGAGCTCGCGGGCAGCCCCGACGGGGGCCGTCCGAAGGACCCCGAGGACTGA
- a CDS encoding glycosyltransferase 87 family protein yields MNARSAAAVVVAAVLGHAVVLAIWPQAHTLLIDLQVYRAGGESVLAGRPLYGGGVLLDLPFVYPPFAALVFVPLVWLPPPVLAAGWTLLGLVLLAVVVRRCGAAGPLLMAVVALATWLDPVRTTLYLGQINLVLLAVVACDLFGRPGSRWRGVGIGLAAALKLTPLLFVAHLLLTGRIRAAATALGTFAAAGALGFVVAPADSVEYWLRGTFASAGRISDVAGPSNHALAGLLARAGLPDLVPAALLALLTLAVAACLHRRGDDLAAGTLVGLGSAAAAPFAWSHHWVWVVPLVVLLARRASAGERAAAVGLGGVLLATLAVITRLPGPDVGPVPATGAISLWPYAYLALFAAVLAGAVWSLRRTRV; encoded by the coding sequence ATGAACGCCCGGTCGGCCGCGGCCGTCGTCGTGGCGGCGGTGCTGGGCCACGCCGTCGTGCTCGCGATCTGGCCGCAGGCCCACACCCTGCTCATCGACCTGCAGGTCTACCGCGCGGGCGGGGAGTCCGTGCTCGCCGGACGCCCGCTCTACGGCGGGGGCGTGCTGCTGGACCTCCCGTTCGTGTACCCGCCGTTCGCCGCTCTCGTGTTCGTGCCGCTGGTCTGGCTGCCGCCGCCCGTCCTCGCGGCCGGCTGGACGCTGCTGGGGCTGGTGCTGCTCGCCGTCGTGGTGCGGCGCTGCGGGGCGGCCGGGCCGCTCCTCATGGCGGTGGTGGCGCTCGCGACCTGGCTCGACCCGGTCCGCACCACGCTCTACCTCGGCCAGATCAACCTGGTGCTGCTCGCAGTCGTCGCCTGCGACCTGTTCGGGCGGCCGGGCAGCCGGTGGCGCGGCGTCGGGATCGGGCTGGCGGCGGCGCTGAAGCTCACCCCGCTGCTGTTCGTCGCGCACCTGCTGCTCACCGGCCGCATCCGGGCGGCGGCCACCGCGCTCGGCACGTTCGCCGCGGCCGGGGCGCTGGGGTTCGTGGTGGCCCCGGCCGACTCGGTGGAGTACTGGCTGCGGGGCACGTTCGCCTCCGCGGGGCGGATCTCCGACGTCGCCGGGCCCAGCAACCACGCGCTCGCCGGCCTCCTGGCCCGGGCGGGCCTGCCCGACCTGGTGCCGGCCGCGCTGCTGGCCCTGCTCACGCTCGCCGTCGCGGCGTGCCTGCACCGCCGGGGCGACGACCTGGCGGCCGGCACGCTCGTCGGGCTGGGGTCCGCGGCGGCCGCCCCGTTCGCCTGGTCGCACCACTGGGTGTGGGTGGTGCCGCTGGTCGTGCTGCTGGCCCGCCGGGCGTCGGCGGGGGAGCGGGCCGCCGCCGTCGGGCTGGGCGGGGTCCTGCTCGCCACGCTCGCGGTGATCACGCGGCTGCCCGGGCCCGACGTCGGCCCGGTCCCGGCCACCGGTGCGATCTCGCTGTGGCCCTACGCCTACCTGGCGCTGTTCGCCGCGGTGCTGGCCGGGGCGGTGTGGTCCCTGCGGCGGACGCGGGTCTGA